The Pantoea vagans genome contains the following window.
AAATTTGGCGAAAGCCTATAAAGGCCGCCGCGTGGTAGAAGACGTCAGCCTGCAGGTAAAATCAGGTGAAATTGTTGGCCTGCTCGGCCCGAACGGTGCTGGCAAAACCACCACGTTTTATATGGTCGTGGGCATTGTCCCGCGCGATGCTGGCCGTATTGTCATTGATGATGAAGATATCAGTATCCTGCCACTGCATGCACGCGCGCGTCGCGGTATCGGCTATCTGCCTCAGGAAGCTTCGATCTTCCGCCGCCTGAGCGTGTATGACAACTTAATGGCCGTACTGCAGATTCGCGATGATTTAACGGAAGAACAGCGTCAGGATCGTGCAAACGAGCTGATGGAAGAGTTCCATATCGAACACCTGCGCGACAGCATGGGTCAGGCGCTCTCCGGAGGCGAACGACGTCGTGTGGAAATCGCACGGGCGCTGGCGGCCAACCCGAAATTTATCCTGCTGGATGAACCTTTTGCCGGTGTTGACCCCATCTCCGTTATTGATATCAAGAAAATCATCGAACATCTGCGTGACAGCGGCCTTGGCGTGCTGATTACCGACCACAACGTGCGTGAAACCCTCGCCGTGTGTGAACGCGCTTACATCGTCAGCCAGGGGCATCTGATCGCACATGGCACCCCTGATGAAATTCTTGCAGATGAGCAGGTTAAGCGTGTTTATTTGGGCGAAGAGTTCAGACTCTGATAAGGTGTCGGAATACCCGACATTTGCTTAGGAAATTCTGGCCGGATTATGAAGCAAGGTTTGCAACTCAGGTTCAGCCAACAGCTGGCAATGACCCCACAGTTGCAGCAGGCCATTCGTCTGCTGCAACTCTCGACGCTTGAACTCCAGCAGGAACTGCAACTGGCGCTGGAAAGCAATCCGCTGCTTGAGCAAACTGAACTGCATGAAGAAGTCGATGCGCGTGAACATCAGGAAAGTGATGC
Protein-coding sequences here:
- the lptB gene encoding LPS export ABC transporter ATP-binding protein, whose product is MATLVAENLAKAYKGRRVVEDVSLQVKSGEIVGLLGPNGAGKTTTFYMVVGIVPRDAGRIVIDDEDISILPLHARARRGIGYLPQEASIFRRLSVYDNLMAVLQIRDDLTEEQRQDRANELMEEFHIEHLRDSMGQALSGGERRRVEIARALAANPKFILLDEPFAGVDPISVIDIKKIIEHLRDSGLGVLITDHNVRETLAVCERAYIVSQGHLIAHGTPDEILADEQVKRVYLGEEFRL